In the genome of Brachypodium distachyon strain Bd21 chromosome 3, Brachypodium_distachyon_v3.0, whole genome shotgun sequence, the window ATTGCGTAGGGAAAGCGACGACCAAGATCATGGCTATGAAGGAGGGGGTGTCTCTCCAGTACCCGATGTTGACAAAGACCAACTACTCAATATGGGCAATCAAGATGAGGGCAATTATGCGCGCACAAGGAGTCTGGGAGGCGGTGGACCCGGATGCTTCCAACAAGGTCGCCATCGATGAGAAGAAGGATGAGACGGCAATTGTGGCCATCCATCAAGGCATCCCTGAAGACCTTGTCATCATGATCACTGACAAGAAGGCGGCTAGGGAAGCATGGGAGACGCTGAAGACGATACGCCTCGCAGACGATCGCATCAAGGAGGCTAGGGTGCAAACCCTCACGTCCGAGTTTCATAGGCTCCAGGTGAAAGACACAGAATTTGTCGATGACTTCACTCTTCGGATGACTACCATCATCAATGAGATACGTGTGCTCGGTGAAAAATTCGAGGAATTGTATGCTGTGAAAAAATTCCTTCGAGCTGTTCCTTCAAAGGTTCTCCAGATTGCATCTGCCATAGAGCAATTTGGCAATTTGAAAACAATGACCATGGAGGAGGTCGTTGGAAGGTTAAAGGCTCATGAGTAACGTATACGAGGCTACGACGACAAAGGTAATGACGAGCATCTTCTCTTGACTAGATCAGAGTGGAGATCAAGGGAGCGTGGTCAGGGTCGGTTTAACTTATCAACGATCCAGTGCTGGAATTGTCAGGAGTTCGGACACTTCAAAAAGGATTGCCGCAAACAGCAGAAGGGCCCAAAGAAGGAGAGGACAGAAGCAAATCTCGTATTTCGTGACGTTGATGATGGACCGACACTGCTCTAAAGTTGGAGCAGCGACAAGAGTTTAAAGAGTCgtgtctttgtttttttttgtttttttagcatGTTAGTAGAGTCTACATGTGGTCAAGTGAGTCTAATCCAGGTCGTCTATGGGTCTCGACGAGAAGACGGATGCTCAAGCGTATAGTCTTTGTACCAGTGAAGGTGAGTCTCTTCAATGAGGACATGTCTCTATGTGGAGCTATAGATTTAGCTAACACGTATTGCACTAGGTATGGACGGTGTAGTCCATGCGGAAGCTAGCGTGACTAGGAGTCTGGATCATACGTTGAGTTGAGTTTGTCGAGTCGGTTAGTAGACAAGTTCGGATTAGGGGGTGATTGTTGGAAATAATCCTAACTTAGTTGGTTGGGTTAGTTTCCATGTTTAGTTGTGTTAGGCTGGATGCTAAGTCTATTTAGGACACAAGCTAGCATGCGGCCTGTGCATGCAGCAGTACTAGTTTGAGTCGGTTTGAATACCGTGCCCGATTGCTGTAAGGTGTAATCTGATACTAGTATAAATAAAGGAGAAAAGGCCCTGGGGAGACCACGGccggaaaaagaaaatatactcGTGTGTGTTTCTGAGTCTTGATTGGCGTAGTTGATCTTGGGGCATCTAAACCCAACATTGGCGTGGTAACGGCGTCTCCGACGCTCGTCTAGTTATCTAGTATATTGAGTTTGCGTGAAGGTGCTTGTTATTCAAGTATTGTCGTGCTTTGGTGTGGTGCTTGTTGTTCGTCATCAAGTTATTCGTTGGATTAATCTATTCTGgcgtgaggttcgtcgttcaTCGTCGAGTGGCTCGCAAGATTGGTTTTCCCCATCTTCAGGCTACGTTCATCGCGTGATTGGGAGATTGCTATCGGTTACTTTTGGATAAGGAGGTGCATCGTGAAAGATCGGGCCAAACAGTATTTATCATCTCATAACACCTATGGACGATAGGTATCTATAGTTAGATTGAAAGTCAAGTGCTTCCGAAGGGTGACCAAAAGGATGGTTGAGATTGCTGCAAACTCTTAGCCTCTCAAAACAATTTATATCCTCGGTCATTTTTGTTGACGGGCATTTGGCAAGTCAACctccccccccacccccaccccatGTAGACATGATCAGACGACCTTGTCCATTGTGCCAGATTGCCCCCATGATCTAGAGGCGGTATTCTTCAAAATCTGTGTCTATGACTAGCTTGGTCTAATCGAACTCCCGGAAATGCCATCTGGTCGCCAGGCTATGCTACCTGACTTGACTAAGGGTGGCAAGGATACCTTAGAACCGGATATCTACGGATATTCGGTCCATGGACTCTCACGAGTACCAGCAAACTCATGGAGCGGACATGTATAGTCGAGTTGCTCCAGAATATCAAATTAAACATATAATTCACTCACTAATAAGTGGGTCTACTTAACAGTCACATAAAaatattattgttgttgtatATCTGGTTGCTACTGTTTGTTATATCTTGTTGTTTAAGTGTTTAACTGCTACCATTGTTGTTTTTTGCTTGCTACCGTTGTTAtgagatatttttttgttgctcTATGGGTCCACATGGATACCCAGTGGACATGCATATGGTCTGTGCCACATGGATGGGTGGGAAATTGTTATCGAAGTGGGTATGTATCTGAACGAGGTTTGCCCGTCCATGCTCGCTTCATTGCTAGACTAGACTTGGCAAGTGAGCGGCAATCACAATTACATGCTTTCCTTTTCTGCTAGTGCACAAGCATTATTCTTTTAATTCGCAAGCGTAGTTGCAAATAGTTTTAGGAACTTTATGAAGAGTGCATTTATCATGTCTCTTAGTGCTGAAAATGACATTATTGCGTATTTGGCACGCCTACCACCACTGGAGAATTGGCTATTTCTTTGTTTCATTGTCAGCATGCCCAAGATAGAGGAGAGGTATAACATCCATATCCTAAAGCCGAAGGTTTCTTTGCCCTCTCCTCGCTCCACAAGTCGCTTTCATCGTTCTTGTAGCATATATTAGAATTACAGTCGAGATGCCACCGCCGGTTACTGTGGTTTTCCTGCACTTCCGGTTTGTCAATCGATCGTGTGCACCGAGGTGTCAGTCTCTGGCTGTGGCCCGTTGAGGACGTCGTAGGTAGGTTGGTCGTTGCTGTCAGCGAGAAGGGCGTGATTTTGATTGGCGCACGGGGGTCACTCGTGGAGCGTAGGGCACGCTTGTGCGCTGGCGTATGTTGGTTGGTTGGGCGGCTAGCCCTCATGCATGCCGACGGGTGCTCCATGCGCTGGCTTTGGGACTCTTCTAGAgcgcgcgcggtggcagtTTAGAGTCGGTGACTCCGTTCTGGTGGCTTCTTCTGCCTCCTATTTATAGGGATTCCGTGGAAGTGTTCGTTGGAGTTGGCAGTGGGTGACGCCGGCAGGTCATCTTTGTGTTCTATGCTCTCTGAAGGTGGTGTTTCACATCAGGTATGCCTAGGCTTTTGGGGCGCGAAGGATGGTTTGATTTTCCTTGCTGGTTGTGTGATTGCCGTTTATGCAGgttcctccggccgccgcgagGCCGAGGCAGGTGCCGCCGCTGTGTTTTCTCCTCATGCTTGGCCCGTTTGCGAGCCGCAGTGGCCTCTCGGAGCAGTGCCTGGGACAAATTTCGCCCCGTCGTGCGTTACTCAGGCAATGGGAAGGCGCCAGATGCCTTCCAATTGTCTTCTGGGGGGCAATTATTTCCGTCTGAATACGGGCGCAGGTCTGCTTGGAGTCGCTTCCTCCGGCGAGGTGCATGGATGATTTTTCCTTGTTGTTTCGCCCCTGTTGTTTTTCCCTCTCCCGATTCCTCGATAGGATTTGCTCATCGCCACGGCCCCTCAGCTACGCCGAAGGCGTCTCGCCCAGTTCCCCTCCTTCTAGTCGCGTATCCATGACCGCCATCGTCGCTCCGCTGATTCTAATCTCTGCGCTGCTGCGGCTCTGGTCGCCCCACACCTTTCTGTTTCCTCCTTCAGCTGGTCCTGGTTCCATCGCGGTTCGAGACGCATTATTTTGTTTAAGTTTGATGGGCAGTTTTGCTATAGCATTCTTGCTGCAGTTGTTAGTTCCATTACTTCACGTTTTCAGATAGATTATTTGAACATAGCATTGTTGCTGCAGTTTTTGGTTCCAGTATCTACATTTCCAGTCTTCAGTTTGATGGGCTGTTTTGCTATGTACCTATACCTTTTCAGATGGATTATGTGAACGTAACATTGTTGATGCAATTGTTGGTTGCAGTATCTAAATTTGCAGTCTTCATTTTGATTGGTTGCCATTCTATACATATACAACTCCAATCACGTGGTACCGATTTCTCCCATGTCTACTTGGTTTGTGTCTTTTTCTTAGAATTTTGATCCTTTTGGATAGAACTATGATAATGGGGAACAGAGAATCACACGTTTGAAACTGCAACTAAACTTAATTATCATTCCTACATGAGCAAACAAACACGAGCTTAATGGTCAAAATCTGAGAAGTACTTATTTTACCAAGCATTCAAGAAATCGATCACTCTGGCAACTATTTTCGTTTCAATGTTTTTTTGGCTTTTAACTATTTATTATGGTCCAGGTCTTCAACAGTTTGGTAGTGATTTTGCAATGATAAACAATTATTCTCTGATAATACCTGTGGTTATCCGAggccaaaaaaaaacgagGAGAAAAAGCATCCAATGCAAGTTCATGATCAGATACTGCATCGCTCGAGTGGTCCATCTTGTATTCTGATATGTGATTTTGCTCAATTTTATGCTTCTGTTTGACAAacattgaaaaaaaaggaggtaATTTCTCAAATCAAAGATTTGCCGCTAAACAAGTGGTTCATCGACTTAAGGAAACCCTGGAAAGGAGGTATTTTCTGATAACGACTCTATTTATGTTTGAGATTATTTCATTAACCTTACTATATATTCTCTGTTCTGAGAGTGTGCTAGAAGATATCATCAACGACGAGAAGAGAATGGTTTGAATTGGCGGGGTAAAGAGCAGGCCACACAGGGATTGGGGGTCAAGGCAAGGCGGGAGCTTGTTTCTGCAAATGCTGATAAACTACCTTGATGTATTTGATTTGTACTAGCACTGTATTTAATAGTGGTAAAAATATTCAGGCCTCATGATTCCAATCCTAAGATCTCAAGACAATTTTCCGTGCTAGATATTTTTGCTCACTGGAGTACTGTATATACTGATGCAAATTGTACATTAACTAGGCTGAATACAACTTTATTGCGCTGACTTTTTGTTGTGCCTGGAACCAGGACATAGGGGTAATGTGATTTAGTTGATGCATCATAAAAGGCCATGTGTTCTTCCGAAAATGTACATATTTCCCGTTGTCATGATTATATGAAAAACACTGGAACAATAAGAGGTTTTCAAAAATGAGTAATAATGGGAAAAGTTTCATGGTTGTGcgtaaagaaaaacaaacacatCAAAATATGCGGACAATAGAACATACAAATACAGAAAAGGTCTAGCTCCTTTCCATTTGCTCGCGCGTGGCCAAGCGCGCGTATAAAGCTAGTTTGCATGTACACTCCAATGTACTCTCGGGAAGCAAGCTTCAAACATTGCTCATGGCATAAAAGAGGGCTTGATTTGAGCAATGGGTAGTTGCACGATATCCATCTTCTGGTTCCATCGCACGTATCGAGAGCAAGTTGGCAGGTGATCCATTTTTTGTGCCACATATTTTCTTTGATTCCACTTTTCAGGCAAATAGTCACGTCTTTGGTGGCAGTCAAACTTTCCTTATGGGTTAAAACGGCTCCCTATGTCATCAAGTTAGAGTTAGTTAGAGTTTGATATAGATCATCTTAGCCAAACAATTTAATCTAATGGCTTAAAATAAGCTGAATATCTAAAAATCTAAAAGTATGTCTTAATTGCATGCTCATTATTTTAATAACACCATAATTATATTACTATTTACAACACCTTTTTCAAACAAACAATAGTTATTCCTTAGTCATGAGCTATGAATCATTTGCTTTATTTGCTTCTCAGTATGGTGGATTGTTATAAATATTAGGATTGTCCTGTCTTAGAGGATAGAACGAAAAAATGTTAATAGCTTAAAacatactccatccgtccaatattaagtgattttctattacatgtatctaaatatattttatatatagatacgtccatattgagacaattttgagtcacttaatacgggacggaggaagtaaaacCAAAGAATAGAAAGAGcattgccaaaaaaataaatagcgAGAGCAAATAGAATAACAGGATTACCAACCGCAAACTTCGCCTATGTTATCGAAGCATGTAGCGACATGCGAAAATAAGCCCAAATTACTCCCcccgtcccataatatgagacACGCACGCATACCGAAATTcttaatttgattaattaaatatgcatgtttttaaaaaaaatacatcctTATATTCGTTATCGAAAGatctttctaatgatatattttttaaattatttaatatatatttagttagctaTCAATGACCAATGGATGTGTGGGTGCCTCGTGTATTATGAGAGGAGCAGTTGCGTGAACGCCCCCGACAATGCAGGCCGAGATTTTCGAGCCACGACAGTCAACAGGGTCACCCGACAGTTCCATCAACTGCCCTAAGCAACCGCGACCGCGTCCCCCAGTAAAAATCTGGAGTGAACTGCACGCACGCCCGCCCCCCTCGTCAGCTCGTCCTGCCTGTCGCTCTGTCGGCGTCGCGCCCAGatccccccctcccctctccccGCCGCTCTCCAATCCGCCCCAGATCCGCGCGAAAATGCtggggcgcggggcggcgatGTCCGCGCCGCAGTGGCGCGGGGGCGCTCTCGACGTGCGCGGCGCGCTGCGGTCGGGGGGCAACCTCCTCTTCGCGCTCTTCGtggccgccgtcctcgccttcacgctcctcgccgccgtccacaGCCCCGACGACCCGCTGCTCCACCCTTCCTCCCACCAGCTCACCGCCTTCctcacctccaccacctccaacTCCACCTTCCTCGCCGACGATTCCGTGCTCCGCACCGGGGAAGActtcgccaccgccggctCCAACTCCTCCGAGGCCGCCTtgtccaccgccgccgtcgccgaggcCCTCCCGTTCATCGAACTCTCCGACGTAGGGtccgagaaaatggaggcggTGACGACGGAGCAGTCCATCACCGTCGACACCGACGACAACTCGGCAGCCGGCGGGGGCGTCGCCGAGGACAAGCCTATCGTCGAGGCGGTCTCCTGCGATACGGAGGCGCCTGTGGACTGCGCGGGGGATAGGGATCTCTTCAACCTGCTCATGCGTACGGCGATCGAGCGGTTCCCCGACCTCCACTTCTATCGCTTCGGTCGCCCTGTCGCCGTGCCAGACAGCACCATGGCGTGCGACCTCGCCTGGCGCTTCCGCCCAGCCGAAGACGCCACCGGACGCACCACCTACTACAAGGACTACCGCCGGTTCACGCTGAGCCGCGACGTCAGCACCTGCTCCCTCGTCGTGGAAAGCGTTGGCGAGTACCATTCTGGCACCGGCGCCAAGCGGAGTGGACGACGCAAGGgcaagaaggggaagaaggggaagcGTGAGTCACCCACGGCCACAGATTTTCTGCCGACCAAGACACGGATGAGGCTTGATGAGAATGCTGCCAATGCAGACACCACGACTGCTGTTGAGCCGGTGTTTGTTGTCGGTGAGGCCGTCAACGATAGCTTGCCGGTGGTAGCTTCTGAGTCTGAATTCAGCCGCGGAAAGTACCTCATTTATATGGGTGGTGGCGAGAAGTGCAAGAGCATGAACCACTACATTTGGGGGTTGTTGTGTGCGCTCGGTGAGGCCCAATTCTTGAACCGGACGCTTGTTATGGACTTCAGTGTCTGCCTCAATTCACGATATACTGCCAGTGGCAAGGATGAAAATAAAGACTTTAGGCTCTACTTTGATTTCGAGCACCTGAAGGAATCGGCATCAGTGATCGATCAGAGCCAATTCTGGACAGAATGGGGGAAGTGGCACAAGAAGGATCGGCTGAAGAATCACTATACTGAAGACATCAAGGTGACACCGATGAAACTTCGCGATGTCAAGGACACATTAATCATGCGGAAGTTTGGGCTTGTCGAGCCGGATAACTACTGGTCACGTGTGTGCGAGGGTGAGACAGAGGCCATGGTCAAACGCCCATGGCATTTGTTATGGAAGTCACGTCGCTTGATGGAGATTGTATCTGCCATTGCCTCTCGGATGAGTTGGGATTTCGATTCGATGCACATCGTGAGAGGAGAGAAAGCCCAGAACACACAGATGTGGCCAAACCTTGATGCAGATACCTCGCCAGAAAATCTGCTCGTGACACTCAATGATAAGGTTGGTGCTGGCCGGCATTTGTACATTGCTACCGATGAGCCTGATAAATCGTTCTTTGACCCACTTAAGAACAAGTATAAAACACACTTGTTGGATGATTTCAAGGATCTGTGGGATGAAAACAGTGAATGGTATGCCGAAACGAAGGAGCTAAACAATGGTAACCCAGTGGAATTTGATGGGTACATGAGGGTTGCAGTCGACACTGAGGTCTTCCTCAGGGGGAAGAGGAAGTTGGAGACATTCAATGACCTTACACATGATTGCAAGGATGGTGTCAATACATGTGCAGCTTCCTCCTGAATATCTGATGGAGTAAGTTGAGCTGAATCTCAATTATTGTTCTTGACAGAGTAATTTGAACCTACATGTATTGCTATTTTCTAAGCACCTTTTGCTTTGTTGTAGCTAGATAGTTGGTATCAGTGTTTTCTTGTAACACTGCTTTTGGTTTTGTGTGCCCAAGATTACACTAGTTTGTTGAATTCGTGCACCAGGACTTACCAACTGTTGAAATAATGAGTTGGTTTGTGGCAGCTGTATTTTGTCTGTTTCTCTCTGCTCTAACTCAGAAATTCGTCCACTGTTAGTTTATCACCGTGTTATGTCTCTGTTCTATTCTGTGTTGTGTTATGATTTTTCACATTTCAGTACCGCTTATACAAATCCAGTTCAATTGAACCCGAAGATCTGTGGTCTGAAAGCAATCGGTAGTAATGCGAAGAACTGAATGTTTCTAACATTAACAGGAACTGAATACGAGTTAGTGCACACAttgtttttcccttctttttatGGGAGATGTGTAGATACCTTTCTTGCGTGTGCAGAGATCCtcagatttttattttaagtATTCGCTGTGAATCTCGTTCGACATGTTCCAGTTGCAATTTTGGCGTCTTCAAGGTTTGTAACTTGCTTCCTCGGCGCTTTGTTTTAAGCTTCTTAAGTTTGACTAAGTTTTTATAAAAAAGCTATTAACATGGACAACTTCAACTAAATTTATTCATCTATACTtatttactccctccctcccatattaagtgactttcattacatgtatctagacagtAAGTGACTTttcattacatgtatctaaacgctttttaagcatagatacatccatatttgaacaaatttgagtcacttaatatgagatctAGGAAGTATTTGATACTGAAGATATtggtctatttttttttataaattctGATCAAATATTGAAAGTTTGATTTAAAGACGAAGCTCTGTAGAAAACACCGAAGGAAAATTATTTGTCGATCGTCGTTTTTTGTGCTGAACGTTTAGCGTACGGGCTCGCTCCGAAGCCGCCGGTCTTGCATCTCCGGTGTTTGCAGTTTTGCATGGTGATAATCACGAAAATTACACCAAGAGCGGTTCTCGTCTAAAAAAAGAGACTCCGGTATGGTTGACGGACTTCCGCGTGGCGGTGATATCACCTGATCAACGTTGCGGCCGtgccttcttttcttgttttttattCCATGGCCGTCAAAATTAAGCACATCTAAGGCCACTCCCAATGATCGTCACTTAGCACGTCATTTTAGCCATTTTGCTGATATGTCATCATTTTAATGATGAAATTGACTCTTCATGCAAATCAACACAAAGTCATTAATTCTCTCTCACAAAGCTATTAAAtaactactcactccgttccataattcttgtcgaaatcttacatgtatctagacactttttagaaatagatacatccatttttggacaaatttgagacaagaattatgaaacggagggagtactattttagATACCACCTTTAAGAGAGAATGCATTGGGATATGGTTTTTAGCATTTATTGTGGGTTAAGAAACAACACTTAAGGACGATGCATTGGGAGTGGCCTAAGTATCTAACCAAATAGTTTTTATTAAATCACTTATAGCTTTATTCAAACTCGAAAATCATTACATGTACAGTGCTTCAGATCATAGACGCAAGTAACTATAAAGTAACCCGTATgattaagaattacaatgaaatttTTCGAAACATATTCTCCGTGATATCAATTTTTGCAACACGAAATACTCTCCAAACTTAAACGAAAGAACTGTAATTAGACTGGAGCGGCAACATCGCCACTCGTACCCCTGCAAAAACTTTATTACCTTCAAAGGTTTCAGAAAGCCCCTTGAGTCGTCCATCTAAAAGATGTGAAACCGTGAGCGTTAAACGTACTTGGGCCGGAGATGATCCCCTAGAGGTGCAAGTCGTCGAACCACATGATCTTCACGAGAACGCCAGAGAAAGACTCCAAAGCCACAAAAGATCATACCATCAAAAGCATCATGACACACCGACAAAAGACTCATCAAATCCATATGAACGGTTCTACGAGGACATACACTCAAAATCCTTGTGATCCGATACATTGAACCCGCGGTGAGTAAAACTCTTTGGCCCGATGGCACTGCCCAATTAGGCACCGTCGCAGCAGAGGAAGAACCAATGTGCCTTTATTATCGCATCCTCCGTCATAGCGTTCCGATGAAGATCATAAGTCTTGAAATGCTAAAAACTTCTGAAAACATCCAAGAGTGCCCGAGATTGCCCCCACCTAGCAGCGCCAAGATGGCTACAGGAGGCCGGTGAGGGGAACCGGTGAGTCCGAACGGTGCTCTATCTCAAAACCCTAAGCTTTCTCCATCCTTcaccctggcggcggcgtctaACCAAACGAGAAAACTTGGCAAAACTAGCATGGGCTAGCCCAGCTGAGGTAAGCAGACTCTCACGCGCCTATGGGCTGGAGGAGGCAATAACACACCACAAATACAATAACTTGTAAGGCGTTTAGTACAACACCTTGCAAATTGGCTGAAGTGGTACATCATCTCGTATGTGCATTCGTATCTTGTACAAGGTTGCTCCGGTGCCATGCTGGCAGTACGCCCATAGCCATTTGGGCATTTCGTAGAAACCACCCGTGCCAAATTCCTATTTCGTATAATTTCTTCTCCCCAGGCACGCGGAATCCATAATTCCCCAAATCCCATGAGCGGTCAGACGCCAATGTCCAGTGCGACAGAATCAAATGTGGTGGAGGGTTGAGTCGACTGGTCAATGGTGGTGGTAGCGGCAACATCATCACTTCTCAAATTGTACAATTACACAATTGA includes:
- the LOC100821421 gene encoding uncharacterized protein LOC100821421 is translated as MLGRGAAMSAPQWRGGALDVRGALRSGGNLLFALFVAAVLAFTLLAAVHSPDDPLLHPSSHQLTAFLTSTTSNSTFLADDSVLRTGEDFATAGSNSSEAALSTAAVAEALPFIELSDVGSEKMEAVTTEQSITVDTDDNSAAGGGVAEDKPIVEAVSCDTEAPVDCAGDRDLFNLLMRTAIERFPDLHFYRFGRPVAVPDSTMACDLAWRFRPAEDATGRTTYYKDYRRFTLSRDVSTCSLVVESVGEYHSGTGAKRSGRRKGKKGKKGKRESPTATDFLPTKTRMRLDENAANADTTTAVEPVFVVGEAVNDSLPVVASESEFSRGKYLIYMGGGEKCKSMNHYIWGLLCALGEAQFLNRTLVMDFSVCLNSRYTASGKDENKDFRLYFDFEHLKESASVIDQSQFWTEWGKWHKKDRLKNHYTEDIKVTPMKLRDVKDTLIMRKFGLVEPDNYWSRVCEGETEAMVKRPWHLLWKSRRLMEIVSAIASRMSWDFDSMHIVRGEKAQNTQMWPNLDADTSPENLLVTLNDKVGAGRHLYIATDEPDKSFFDPLKNKYKTHLLDDFKDLWDENSEWYAETKELNNGNPVEFDGYMRVAVDTEVFLRGKRKLETFNDLTHDCKDGVNTCAASS